The following nucleotide sequence is from Solanum dulcamara chromosome 7, daSolDulc1.2, whole genome shotgun sequence.
ACATTCAAGTTGAATGTTTACCTGAAGATTGTCGCCGCCGCAGgtgaggtttttttttttctttttccgctttgttccttttctctttttcttctcttttctaattaattaattactaaaaGTGATATAAAGTTACTAActctaatttaataaatatggaataagtgGTACATGATGTTAAATATATTATCACTTCAGTCCATTAATTACATGAGTTATCTAAATTCACCCCTCCATTAAATAACcatggttatcgaatagtccaaatttctaatttaaattttgcggagagagtattttatggaagagagatgactcattcttaaaatgaccaaacgggtcattacaCTATCTGACCCTGCCAATTAAATGAACTCTTATTTTTGTATCAGTAAACTGCGGTTTTGCAGTAGTCACTATTTTTTAAGTTGATCAACATTCAGAAGTGCATCTGATATGCAATTGAGCTATGGAGTGAGATCATTAGGTCGTAGGGGACACTTAGACCCCCTTTTTTTTATGGATTTCCTAACTTTTCTCCATGGTATCTTTTGTATCTTCATAAAATTCTTTTTGTTTTACTTTTGAATGAAATGCATTTCTACTAGATTTTGCCTTTCCACAAGTTTGGATGTACTTCTGTGTACTTACAAGCTACATGTTTATCTGTCTTGACTGATCGACAATCTTAGTATTATTCTCACTCTACTCTTCTTTTGTCAGCCGTTTTGAACTTTGATCCTCAGTTTCAACATAGTCTAATTCTTCGGAATGCCACCAGGCAGTGATAGACTTGCTTTTGTTTTACTTGTCTCTCTAAATATACCAACTCCTGGAAGTTTTTCTCTCTCCCTTTAGCAAGGGAACTTGAATTATAAATTTATGTCAAAATCTTTTCTTGTTCTCTCTCGGCATTATCAAGAATTGTAATATTATTAGGTCTGCTAAGCTTCCCATGGTTGCAACCATAACTTGGTTGCTTGCCTTAACTTCTGCTAATTTGTTTTTGTAACTTACATCACCTGCTTTGTTTAAGACTTAGTTGAACTGCCGTACTCACCTGCTTTGTTTAAGACTTAGTTGAACTGCCGTATCATTATTGTTTCAAGATGATTGTTTCTTATTGTTGTGGTCTAATCCTTTTTGCTGCTATTTCTCTTTTACAGCACTGTGTGAGATGGCAGGAAGAAATCGCATTCCTCGGGAAGCATTTGATAACCGCCGGGGCTTTCCGGCAGAAGGGCATATAGCCCGGGGTCCTATGCCTCGACCCACTCCCCATCCTGCCTTGTTAGAGGAGGAACTTGAAATACAACATCTTGAGATACGCAGACTTCTGGGTGAAAACAGGAGATTAGTTGAAGATCGAATAGCTCTTCAACGGGAATCAGCTGCTGCAAAGGAGGAGCTATATCGAATGAACCTTGCCATAGGTGATATGCAAGCGGAGCATGAAATTCGCTCCAGGGAATTAATTGAAAGAGGTTTGAAGCTTGAAGGAGATCTTCGAGCTACAGAACCTCTGAAAAATGAGGCTAAACAGCTCCATGTTGAAGTTCAGAAGCTTAATATTATTAAGCAGGATCTAACTGGCCAGGTACAGTCCCTCACCAAGGACCTTGCCAAGCTACAAGCTGATAGCCAACAGATTCCTCATTTTAGGGCTGAGATTGATGGGCTGCATCAAGAGCTTTTGCGCGCTAGGTATCTGCTCTTATTTTGCTTATTTCTTTTAATGGAGACATGATTAACATGGAATGCTGATATGTCACAAACCTGCCCGGTGCCCATTATGAGTGTAAACCGTTATATTAATTTGCTCGTGACTTCAGGTCTGCCATTGAGTACGAAAAGAAGGCTAAAGTTGAACTCATGGACCAGAGACAGGCAATGGAGACAAATTTGGTTACTATGGCACGTGAAGTTGAGAAGCTACGAGCTGAGCTTTCTAATTCTGATGGTAGAGCCTGGGCCGTAGGTATGCTCTTACAAGTTTATTCCTTTTATTTTAGACACACACTATCAGAAACCATTGATGCTAGAGCCTTGGGGATTTCTGATGCTGAAATGGCAGAGTCTATTCATTAGTTTATTTTTTCCACAGTCCATAAGACTTGAGTGTTGGGAACTTTGAGAAGCACTAAAGTTTGGACTTTTGGGTGTCTGCTGGGTTAATTCCCATCTTCATCAAAATTCCCATAATAGAGCACaatcatttttttccttctgaaactgGTAAGTTGTATTCGTCAGCATTAAGAATGTGCTAGTGATCTCCAAAATTTTTTGAACAATTTTGTTCTAAGACTTATCACTGAGACCCTAGCATCTCTAACAACTGTTAAGCTTCCTCTACATTAGCTTCTTTCCACCTTAAGTTTATATATAGAATTAAATCTGTATTGAAAACACCTTTCATTTCTTTCCCTCCACAATGTCCACCATATGCATGAACGAATTGCTCCCCACCATCTCTTTCTTTGACTTTGTCCTTGAATCCTTCTACTCCAAACCACCATTGCTCAAACTTTAAGTAAGATTTCTTGTACTCCAGTTAACCACATGTAAGCAAATGGGCTATGATCATAACTAAGTTTAGGAAGGATGTACTGTCTGATCTGTAAGAATAGTTCCTCTCTCTAGAGTAGAGAAACCTGTTGATTCTTGATGCACTCCTATGATTTTCTCCCCTTCTCAACGCATAAGATCCTCCAAATAAAGGAGGATCAAATTAATCCATTCGGAGAATTCAGCCATTTCCCCTGATATGATGCTGTTGCAATTTGTTCTCTCGAATGAGTATCCAGTAATGTTAAAATCTCCACATATCTCCCAAGGCCCATCATATATACTTCTAACAGCAGCCAATACCTAGCAGAGTTCCTCCTTTCAATTTATCAGTCTGTGTAGACTACACCCAGGAACGAATTAATTCCCACAAATTTGCAAGTTATCATCTGATTACCGCTATCCACTATCTCTAATGTCCCACAACACCACTTACCCTCCACTACTCCCTATTCAGTTCTAACTGAAAGAAGAGAATCTTTTTTAGAGAACATAGATCTTTTGAAACTAGTTGAAGCAAACTCGATAACTATTCTCACTCTTTGAAgatataattttattgagaGAAATATATCTCAAACTACTTTATTTATTGACTTGTCGTATGAAATGAGAGGAAGTATGCAAGGAATGGTGATGGATGGTCAGAAATGAATAAGAAAGTTTAGAAATTGGAAGGAGAATAAGGGGCTAAAAATATAGTACTATACTGTATTTGATACAAGACATAATTTCATCAAGGGAAGAAAAAGCACTgccatttttcttcttttatgtcACATCCCTGATCAATTGCAATACTATTATGCGTGGTTGGAAAATTGAGCACGTGTGCAAGTGAACCCAACATGTAGATCCGTCACTGGTTATATTTCTCCTACAAATACTTCTATGTAATATGATAGATTCCGTTGCTGACAACCATGAGTCCCCCCATCTTCATTGCAGCTGGCTGCTAATGCAAGGCACACTCTAGTTTTTCTTTAACAACTTCCTTCTTACAGCTGGATTAGATTTCTTCAATCCCATAAAGCATATATGTGACATTACATGATACCTTAAAATAGTGCAGCTATAGGCCTACCTGCCTGCCTGCATCATGCTATCATGATATAAGGAACCAGATCTTATTATGTAGCtctatatacaattaaactaagGAACCAGATCTTATTATGTAGCTCTATGTACAATTAAACTAAGGAACCAGATCTTATTATGTAGCTCTATGTACAATTAAACTAAACTAATACtcccaaagaaaaagaaaatagaagagGAGACCAGATGGAGTGATCTATTCTCatccaaaaaatatttcaaatgattCAGTAAGGTCCATGTAGATTGAATTAGCAAAACATCTACTTAACATTACCCTGTTGTTACTATGCGAATTGATTGctgtaattttcttataatgGCTCTTATCAAGTTTCTGATAATTTCTTAAATAGCTCTTAAGTATTATCTATACGCTTTATTGGGATAATTGTAATTTCTCTATTGTGTTCTTCCCAATCTGCTGTTCCAGTTTAGCCTCCATGCTTATTCAGGTATTGCCTAATGTGGCAATCCTAGGATCTGGGAGCTATTCTTCTTGAACCCAAACATGTTTTTACAACTTACCTCGTGAACTCACATAGGTGGgatttggggagggtagagtgtatgcagaccaAACATGCTTTTCATGAGATGAATAATTTTATTGGTAGTAGGGGGAAATTCTGCCATCGACAAGCTGTATATAATAGAAGTAGGGAATGTGCAAAAACATGTGATAACTCTTGGATCCAAAGGTCCCAAACATTCAGGTGGGTGGGAAGAATTGCTGAGTGGTAATTTTTGCCTTGGATTTTTATGGGGGTTTTTTACATGTCTCTCTTTAGTattatcttttaaattttttttgaggcTTGAGCTGTTAAGATAGGAGGATTCCTTTTTAACCGGTTGTAGAGTTAGGATACAAGGCTTCTAGTACTGATTCCAAGTAAAATCATCCCTTTCTTGATCAGGTTTTTCTGATTCTATTTAGTGGATTGCAAGATTTTTACTTTGAGTTTACATGGCCTCAAGACTTGGGAGTTGGATTACACTTTTTTGATGGTGCTTGTACCTCATGTGTAGAATCTCATTCTGGAGTTTCAGTGAACAGGCCCCTTTAGTTCCATTTGTTCGATGTTAGAGGTAGGCCTATCTGCCACCTAGTAACCCCCCTCCAAATATAATATGTAGAGATAGGAGAAGATATATACCTTACATGATGGACTCCATCCCTTTTATTGGATCTTTTAATAAGTTATTTTAAATCCATCCTCTTACCTTCTTTAGCTAAAGGTAGTGAGAAGAATGATTACAAGTTGTACCTTTTAACCCTCTTCTGTTGAGCAGTagacttgaaaatattttactcTTGATCACCAGTAACAAAATTAGATCATACAGTTGACTTCCAGTGTAGTTAAGCAATTTAAGAAAT
It contains:
- the LOC129894375 gene encoding protein FLX-like 3 isoform X1, producing MAGRNRIPREAFDNRRGFPAEGHIARGPMPRPTPHPALLEEELEIQHLEIRRLLGENRRLVEDRIALQRESAAAKEELYRMNLAIGDMQAEHEIRSRELIERGLKLEGDLRATEPLKNEAKQLHVEVQKLNIIKQDLTGQVQSLTKDLAKLQADSQQIPHFRAEIDGLHQELLRARSAIEYEKKAKVELMDQRQAMETNLVTMAREVEKLRAELSNSDGRAWAVGGSYGMRYGRHDASFPAPYGEGYGIHMGAADKGPLYGAASASRGGLEKPQMNRR
- the LOC129894375 gene encoding protein FLX-like 3 isoform X2, with product MAGRNRIPREAFDNRRGFPAEGHIARGPMPRPTPHPALLEEELEIQHLEIRRLLGENRRLVEDRIALQRESAAAKEELYRMNLAIGDMQAEHEIRSRELIERGLKLEGDLRATEPLKNEAKQLHVEVQKLNIIKQDLTGQVQSLTKDLAKLQADSQQIPHFRAEIDGLHQELLRARSAIEYEKKAKVELMDQRQAMETNLVTMAREVEKLRAELSNSDGRAWAVDESWKALFNVLLPLSCCLYAMGGHFWAAIVKETLED